Proteins encoded within one genomic window of Sphingomonas cannabina:
- a CDS encoding LacI family DNA-binding transcriptional regulator translates to MSRRPSRRQGNAATINDVAKRAGVSPMTVSRVINNEDSVRPATRERVNEAIAALNYSPNQAARSLAGAHPIRIGLLYSNPSAAYLSEFLVGSLDYASRANVQLIVEKCDPGEHESEVAERLIRDGVDGIVLPPPLCDSTELHAVLRRADALAVAVASGHPPAGFSAVSIDDHRAAFEMTRHIARLGHRRIGFITGNPNQTASERRLEGYRDALAAAGLPADDALVEQGLFTYRSGLDAAEQLLGLADPPSAIFASNDDMAAATVAVAHRRGLDVPSDLTVCGFDDTALSTTIWPELTTIHQPITDMSLAAVELLVREIRARRSGSPEAPVHRQLDFTLVRRQSDAAPRRRPPVV, encoded by the coding sequence TTGAGCCGAAGACCATCACGGCGGCAGGGCAATGCCGCGACGATCAACGACGTGGCGAAGCGGGCGGGTGTCTCGCCGATGACCGTGTCGCGCGTGATCAACAACGAGGACAGCGTGCGCCCGGCGACGCGCGAGCGCGTCAACGAGGCGATCGCCGCGCTCAACTATTCGCCGAACCAGGCGGCGCGCAGCCTGGCGGGGGCGCATCCGATCCGGATCGGGCTGCTCTACAGCAATCCGAGTGCCGCCTATCTCAGCGAGTTCCTGGTCGGCAGCCTCGACTATGCCAGCCGCGCCAACGTGCAGCTGATCGTCGAGAAATGCGATCCCGGCGAGCATGAGAGCGAGGTGGCGGAGCGGCTGATCCGCGACGGGGTCGACGGGATCGTCCTGCCGCCGCCGCTGTGCGATTCGACCGAGCTGCACGCGGTGCTGCGCCGCGCCGACGCGCTGGCGGTGGCGGTGGCGAGCGGGCATCCGCCGGCGGGCTTCTCCGCGGTCAGCATCGACGACCACCGCGCCGCGTTCGAGATGACGCGGCACATCGCGCGGCTCGGGCACCGGCGGATCGGCTTCATCACCGGCAACCCCAACCAGACCGCGAGCGAGCGCCGGCTGGAAGGGTATCGCGACGCGCTGGCGGCGGCGGGGCTGCCGGCCGACGACGCGCTGGTCGAGCAGGGGCTGTTCACTTATCGCTCCGGCCTCGACGCGGCGGAGCAGCTGCTCGGCCTCGCCGATCCGCCGTCGGCGATCTTCGCGAGCAACGACGATATGGCGGCGGCGACGGTGGCGGTGGCGCATCGGCGCGGGCTCGACGTGCCGAGCGACCTTACGGTCTGCGGGTTCGACGACACCGCGCTCTCGACGACGATCTGGCCGGAGCTCACTACCATCCACCAGCCGATCACCGACATGTCGCTGGCGGCGGTCGAGCTCCTGGTGCGCGAGATCCGGGCGCGGCGGTCGGGGTCGCCCGAGGCGCCGGTGCACCGTCAGCTCGACTTCACGCTGGTCCGCCGCCAGTCGGACGCCGCGCCGCGGCGGCGTCCGCCGGTGGTGTAG
- a CDS encoding alpha-glucuronidase family glycosyl hydrolase: MGWFGRLAAMVCAVLWLVPTAAFAEDGYDLWLRYRPLAPAKAAAVRERAAAIVLPEHPSPTIRAAADEVERGIAGLTGARPPIADAPRAGAVLLGTPATSPAIGALRLDLSKVGDEGYLIRTATVNGAPVTVIAANRDVGVLYGAFAWLARIQRGEAIDRIDVASAPKIRLRVLDHWDNLDGSVERGYAGQSIWDWWKLPAWTDPRYTDYARANASVGINGTVLNNVNAKADSLTAPYIAKAAAVADVLRPYGIRVYLSARFTAPIEIGGLKTADPLDPAVRAWWAAKADEIYRAIPDFGGFLVKANSEGQPGPQDYHRTHADGANMLAAAVAPHGGIVMWRAFVYSEHDSEDRAKQAYSEFKPLDGRFAANVLLQVKNGAIDFQPREPFHPLFGAMPRTPLMLEVQITKEYLGQATHLVYLGALFEEVLKADTMAEGPGSTVARVVDGSLDGHRLTGIAGVANIGSDRDWSGSTFNQADWYAFGRLAWDPEASARVIAGDWARMTFAPDPALVGPVVEMMMASRQAVVDYMTPLGLAHMMGTGHHYGPAPWVSDLARPEWNPAYYHRADKAGIGFDRTASGSDAIAQYASPVARRFGSLRSVGDDYLLWFHHVPWGYRMADGATLWDTLVRRYDGGVAAVARMRAGWQALEGRVDAERFRKTAAFLAIQQAEAGWWRDACIAYFQSINGLPLPAGSAPPAHDLGYYKALSFPYAPGH; the protein is encoded by the coding sequence ATGGGCTGGTTCGGGCGATTGGCGGCGATGGTTTGTGCGGTGCTGTGGCTTGTCCCCACGGCTGCCTTTGCCGAGGACGGCTATGACCTCTGGCTCCGCTATCGTCCGTTGGCTCCGGCGAAGGCTGCGGCGGTGCGGGAGCGTGCTGCCGCAATCGTGCTGCCCGAACACCCCTCGCCGACGATCCGCGCGGCCGCGGATGAGGTCGAGCGCGGGATCGCCGGCCTGACCGGAGCCCGGCCGCCGATCGCCGATGCGCCGCGCGCGGGGGCGGTCCTGCTCGGCACGCCCGCGACATCGCCGGCGATCGGGGCATTGCGGCTCGATCTCTCCAAGGTCGGCGACGAGGGGTATCTGATCCGCACCGCGACGGTGAACGGCGCCCCGGTGACCGTGATCGCCGCGAACCGTGACGTCGGCGTGCTCTATGGCGCCTTCGCCTGGCTGGCGCGCATCCAGCGGGGCGAGGCGATCGACCGGATCGACGTTGCCTCGGCGCCGAAGATCCGGCTGCGCGTGCTCGACCATTGGGACAATCTCGATGGCTCGGTCGAGCGCGGCTATGCCGGCCAGTCGATCTGGGACTGGTGGAAGCTGCCGGCGTGGACCGATCCGCGCTACACCGACTATGCCCGCGCCAACGCCTCGGTCGGGATCAACGGGACGGTCCTCAACAACGTCAACGCCAAGGCCGACAGCCTGACCGCGCCCTATATCGCCAAGGCGGCGGCGGTGGCGGACGTGCTGCGTCCCTACGGCATCCGCGTCTACCTCTCGGCGCGCTTCACCGCGCCGATCGAGATCGGGGGGCTCAAGACCGCCGATCCGCTCGATCCGGCGGTACGGGCGTGGTGGGCGGCCAAGGCCGATGAGATCTATCGCGCGATCCCTGATTTCGGCGGTTTCCTGGTCAAGGCGAACAGTGAGGGGCAGCCGGGGCCGCAGGACTATCACCGCACCCATGCCGACGGCGCCAACATGCTGGCGGCGGCGGTGGCGCCGCATGGTGGCATCGTGATGTGGCGTGCGTTCGTCTATTCGGAGCACGACAGCGAGGATCGCGCGAAGCAGGCCTATTCGGAGTTCAAGCCGCTCGACGGCCGGTTCGCCGCCAATGTGCTGCTGCAGGTCAAGAACGGTGCGATCGACTTCCAGCCGCGCGAGCCCTTCCATCCGCTGTTCGGCGCGATGCCCAGGACGCCGCTGATGCTGGAAGTCCAGATCACCAAGGAATATCTCGGCCAGGCGACGCACCTCGTCTATCTCGGCGCGCTGTTCGAGGAGGTGTTGAAGGCCGATACGATGGCCGAGGGGCCGGGGTCGACGGTGGCGCGGGTGGTGGACGGGTCGCTCGACGGCCACCGGCTGACCGGGATCGCCGGGGTCGCCAACATCGGCAGCGACCGCGACTGGAGCGGATCGACCTTCAACCAGGCCGACTGGTACGCCTTCGGGCGGCTGGCGTGGGACCCGGAGGCGTCGGCGCGGGTGATTGCCGGGGATTGGGCGCGGATGACCTTCGCGCCCGATCCGGCGCTGGTCGGGCCGGTCGTCGAGATGATGATGGCCTCGCGGCAGGCGGTGGTCGATTACATGACGCCGCTCGGGCTCGCGCACATGATGGGGACGGGGCACCATTACGGGCCGGCACCATGGGTGAGCGATCTCGCGCGGCCGGAGTGGAACCCGGCCTATTACCATCGCGCCGACAAGGCGGGGATCGGCTTCGACCGGACCGCGAGCGGCAGCGATGCGATCGCGCAATATGCGTCGCCGGTGGCGCGGCGGTTCGGGTCGTTGAGGAGCGTCGGCGACGATTATCTGCTGTGGTTCCATCATGTGCCCTGGGGTTATCGCATGGCCGATGGCGCGACGCTGTGGGATACGCTGGTGCGGCGCTACGACGGCGGGGTCGCCGCGGTGGCGAGGATGCGCGCGGGCTGGCAGGCGTTGGAAGGGCGGGTCGATGCCGAGCGGTTCCGCAAGACCGCCGCTTTCCTGGCGATCCAGCAGGCGGAGGCGGGGTGGTGGCGCGACGCCTGCATCGCCTATTTCCAGAGCATCAACGGCCTGCCGCTGCCCGCCGGTAGCGCGCCGCCGGCGCACGACCTCGGCTATTACAAGGCGCTCAGCTTTCCCTATGCGCCGGGGCATTGA
- a CDS encoding glycoside hydrolase family 3 N-terminal domain-containing protein, producing the protein MIARRRLLGLLASASALPLLPRAALAAAPLYKDARAPIPDRVRDLLGRMTLEEKVAQLVALWATKADVMDGLTFDPAKASAAYPDGVGAISRASDKRGGPGISAAAGGNAARWRTPAETVAFVNAVQRWALEKTRLGIPVLFHEESLHGYMATEATMFPQAIALAGTFDTDLMRRVQSVIAREVRARGVPYVLSPVVDIVRDPRWGRIEETFGEDAYLCAEMGVAAVEGLQGPGKFDRLAPGKVFATLKHMTGHGQPQGGENIGPAQISERELRENFFPPFRAVVERTAIAAVMPSYNEIDGVPSHANRWLLHDVLRGEWGFDGIVSSDYGAVEELAKFHHVAADLEEAARQALAAGVDSNLPDGVAYRTLADQVRAGKVDIAAVDVAVARILTFKFRADLFDNPYGDVESTNRLTGNVQARALALEAARKALCLLKNDGTLPLKPAGTIAVIGPNAAVARLGGYSSVPKQTVSLLDGIRTRLAGKARVVTAQGVFITQSEDRSADEVTLGNPTENRRLIAEAVETAKGADVIVLAIGDTEQTSREGFAANHLGDRADLDLLAQQNDLFLALAALGKPVVVCAINGRPPSWPTVAERANAILECWYAGQEGGTAIAEALFGDVNPGAKLPVSVVRDAGQIPLFYNHKPSARRGYLFESTAPLFPFGHGLSYTSFAVGKPVISSPSIPRDGQVTVSVEVRNTGARAGDEVVQLYIRHLTPSVTRPVMELKGFRRVTLAPGEARTVTFTLGPEHLRIWNAAMREVVEPGQVAIMVGNSSAAVQSTTLTIA; encoded by the coding sequence ATGATCGCCCGCCGCCGTCTGCTCGGGCTGCTCGCCTCGGCCTCCGCCCTGCCGCTGCTGCCACGCGCCGCGCTCGCCGCCGCCCCGCTCTACAAGGACGCGCGTGCGCCGATCCCCGACCGCGTCCGCGACCTGCTCGGCCGCATGACGCTGGAGGAGAAGGTCGCGCAGCTCGTCGCGCTCTGGGCGACCAAGGCCGATGTGATGGACGGGCTGACCTTCGATCCCGCCAAGGCTTCGGCCGCCTATCCGGACGGCGTCGGCGCGATCTCGCGCGCGTCGGACAAGCGCGGCGGGCCGGGCATCAGCGCCGCCGCCGGCGGCAACGCCGCGCGCTGGCGCACCCCGGCGGAGACCGTCGCCTTCGTCAACGCGGTGCAGCGCTGGGCGCTGGAGAAGACCCGGCTCGGCATCCCGGTGCTGTTCCACGAGGAATCGCTCCACGGCTATATGGCGACCGAGGCGACGATGTTCCCGCAGGCGATCGCGCTGGCCGGGACCTTCGACACCGATCTCATGCGCCGCGTCCAGTCGGTGATCGCGCGCGAGGTGCGGGCGCGCGGCGTGCCCTACGTCCTCTCCCCCGTGGTCGACATCGTCCGCGATCCGCGCTGGGGCCGGATCGAGGAGACCTTCGGCGAGGACGCCTATCTCTGCGCCGAGATGGGCGTGGCGGCGGTCGAGGGACTGCAGGGCCCCGGCAAGTTCGACCGGCTCGCGCCCGGCAAGGTGTTCGCGACGCTCAAGCACATGACCGGCCACGGCCAGCCCCAGGGCGGCGAGAACATCGGCCCCGCCCAGATCTCCGAACGCGAGCTCAGGGAGAATTTCTTCCCGCCGTTCCGCGCGGTGGTCGAGCGCACCGCGATCGCCGCGGTGATGCCGAGCTACAACGAGATCGACGGCGTCCCCAGCCATGCCAATCGCTGGCTGCTCCACGACGTATTGCGCGGTGAATGGGGCTTCGACGGCATCGTCTCCAGCGACTATGGCGCGGTCGAGGAGCTCGCCAAGTTCCACCACGTCGCCGCCGACCTCGAGGAGGCGGCACGTCAGGCGCTGGCGGCGGGCGTGGACAGCAACCTCCCCGACGGCGTCGCCTACCGGACGCTCGCCGACCAGGTCCGCGCGGGCAAGGTGGACATCGCCGCCGTGGATGTCGCCGTCGCGCGCATCCTCACGTTCAAGTTCCGCGCCGACTTGTTCGACAATCCCTACGGCGATGTCGAATCGACGAATCGCCTGACCGGCAATGTCCAAGCCCGCGCCCTCGCACTGGAGGCCGCCCGCAAGGCGCTATGTCTCCTCAAGAACGACGGCACCCTGCCCCTGAAGCCCGCCGGCACCATCGCGGTGATCGGCCCCAACGCGGCCGTGGCCCGCCTCGGCGGCTATTCGAGCGTGCCGAAGCAGACGGTGAGCCTCCTCGACGGCATCCGCACCCGCCTCGCCGGCAAGGCCCGGGTCGTCACCGCCCAGGGCGTGTTCATCACCCAGAGCGAGGACCGCTCGGCGGACGAGGTAACCCTCGGCAATCCCACGGAAAACCGCCGCCTGATCGCCGAAGCCGTGGAGACGGCCAAGGGCGCCGACGTCATCGTCCTCGCGATCGGCGACACCGAGCAGACCAGCCGCGAAGGCTTCGCCGCCAACCACCTCGGCGACCGCGCCGACCTCGACCTGCTCGCCCAGCAGAACGACCTGTTCCTGGCGCTGGCGGCGCTCGGCAAGCCGGTGGTCGTCTGCGCCATCAACGGCCGCCCCCCGAGCTGGCCCACGGTGGCCGAGCGCGCCAACGCTATCCTCGAATGCTGGTACGCCGGCCAGGAAGGCGGCACCGCGATCGCCGAGGCGCTGTTCGGCGACGTCAATCCGGGCGCCAAGCTGCCGGTCAGCGTGGTCCGCGACGCCGGCCAGATCCCGTTGTTCTACAACCATAAACCGAGCGCCCGCCGCGGCTATCTGTTCGAGAGCACGGCCCCGCTGTTCCCCTTCGGCCACGGCCTCAGCTACACCAGCTTCGCGGTCGGCAAGCCGGTGATCTCCTCGCCGAGCATTCCCCGCGACGGCCAGGTCACCGTCTCGGTCGAGGTCCGCAACACCGGCGCGCGGGCGGGCGACGAGGTCGTCCAGCTCTACATTCGCCACCTGACGCCGTCGGTCACGCGCCCCGTGATGGAGCTCAAGGGCTTCCGCCGCGTGACGCTCGCCCCCGGCGAGGCGCGCACCGTCACCTTCACCCTCGGCCCCGAGCATCTCCGCATCTGGAACGCCGCGATGCGCGAGGTGGTCGAGCCCGGCCAGGTCGCGATCATGGTTGGCAACAGCTCCGCCGCGGTCCAGTCCACCACGCTCACCATCGCCTAA
- a CDS encoding glycoside hydrolase family 3 N-terminal domain-containing protein, with translation MSQRAAPTERIRPLRTLPAHRLLTALLLGTAIVPGTAALSQSAPPAVEANALYKNPKAPVADRVEDLLKRMTLDEKVAQLLTVWVGKTKLLDANQKLDPAKMAELYPNGIGGFARPSDAQGPVSPRVVPGRDVARTIELVNDLQRYALTRTRLGIPILFHEEGLHGYAAVGATSFPVPIALASSWDPDLVRRLNGVTAREIAARGVTLALSPVVDIARDPRWGRIEETFGEDPYLVGELGVAAVEGLEGPGKPERLAPGKVFATLKHLTGHGQPESGTNVGPAPISTRELRENFFPPFETVIRRAGPAAVMPSYNEIDGVPSHANRWLLRDVLRGEWGFKGAVTSDYSAIDQLADLHHIAPDHAGAAVLALQAGVDADLPDGINYATLADAVRAGKVSEKLVDDAVRNMLTLKFRAGLFEHPYADAAAARKVTNNADAIAAARLAAERSMVLLKNDGTLPLKPAGTIAVIGPNAAVPRLGGYYGQPPHPVSLLDGIKAKLGSKARIVYSEGVRITENDDWWADEVKLADPAENAKRIAAAVEAARGADTIVLAIGDTEQTSREAWADNHLGDRASLDLVGQQQDLFDALKALGKPIAVVMLNGRPLSIQKVADQANAIIEGWYLGEQGGNALADALFGDVNPGGKLPVSIPRSVGQLPMFYNYKPTAHRGYLFSPNTPLFPFGYGLSYTSFEIGAPRLSSPSIARDGSVDVAVDVANTGARAGDEVVQVYVRDDVSSVTRPVKELKAFRRVTLKPGERQTVTFRLDSRAFELWDKDMKRVVEPGTFTIMAGGNSVDLKTATLTIR, from the coding sequence ATGTCGCAGCGGGCTGCACCCACAGAGAGGATTCGACCCTTGCGCACCCTGCCCGCCCACCGCCTGCTGACCGCTCTCCTGCTCGGCACGGCGATCGTCCCGGGCACCGCCGCGCTGTCGCAGTCCGCGCCGCCTGCCGTCGAAGCCAACGCGCTGTACAAGAACCCCAAGGCCCCCGTCGCCGACCGCGTCGAGGACCTGCTCAAGCGCATGACCCTGGATGAAAAGGTCGCCCAGCTGCTGACCGTGTGGGTCGGCAAGACCAAGCTGCTCGACGCCAACCAGAAGCTCGATCCCGCGAAGATGGCCGAGCTCTACCCCAACGGCATCGGCGGCTTCGCCCGCCCCTCGGACGCGCAGGGCCCGGTCTCGCCGCGCGTGGTGCCGGGCCGCGACGTCGCCCGCACGATCGAGCTGGTCAACGACCTCCAGCGCTACGCGCTCACCAGGACCCGGCTCGGCATCCCGATCCTGTTCCATGAGGAGGGGCTGCACGGCTACGCCGCGGTCGGCGCGACCAGCTTCCCGGTGCCGATCGCGCTGGCGTCGAGCTGGGATCCCGACCTCGTCCGCCGCCTCAACGGCGTGACCGCGCGCGAGATCGCTGCGCGCGGTGTCACGCTCGCACTGAGCCCCGTGGTCGACATCGCCCGCGACCCGCGCTGGGGCCGCATCGAGGAGACCTTCGGCGAGGACCCCTATCTGGTCGGCGAGCTCGGCGTCGCCGCGGTCGAGGGGCTGGAAGGCCCCGGCAAGCCCGAGCGGCTCGCCCCCGGCAAGGTCTTCGCCACGCTCAAGCACCTCACCGGCCACGGCCAGCCGGAGAGCGGCACCAACGTCGGCCCCGCCCCGATCTCGACCCGCGAGCTCCGCGAGAATTTCTTCCCGCCGTTCGAGACGGTGATCCGCCGTGCCGGCCCGGCCGCGGTGATGCCGAGCTACAACGAGATCGACGGCGTTCCCAGCCACGCCAACCGCTGGCTGCTGCGCGACGTGCTGCGCGGCGAATGGGGCTTCAAGGGCGCGGTGACCAGCGACTATTCGGCGATCGACCAGCTCGCCGACCTCCACCACATCGCCCCCGATCATGCCGGCGCGGCGGTGCTGGCGCTGCAGGCGGGCGTCGACGCCGACCTGCCCGACGGCATCAACTATGCGACGCTCGCCGACGCCGTGCGCGCGGGCAAGGTATCGGAGAAGCTGGTCGACGACGCGGTGCGCAACATGCTGACGCTCAAGTTCCGCGCCGGCCTGTTCGAGCATCCCTATGCCGACGCCGCCGCGGCACGGAAGGTGACGAACAACGCCGACGCCATCGCCGCCGCCCGCCTCGCCGCCGAGCGCTCGATGGTGCTGCTCAAGAACGACGGCACGCTGCCGCTGAAGCCGGCCGGCACGATCGCGGTGATCGGCCCCAATGCCGCGGTGCCGCGGCTCGGCGGCTATTACGGCCAACCGCCGCACCCGGTCTCGCTGCTCGACGGCATCAAGGCCAAGCTCGGGTCGAAGGCGCGGATCGTCTATTCCGAAGGGGTCAGGATCACCGAGAACGACGACTGGTGGGCCGATGAGGTCAAGCTCGCCGACCCGGCCGAGAACGCGAAGCGCATCGCCGCCGCGGTCGAGGCGGCCAGGGGCGCCGATACCATCGTCCTCGCGATCGGCGACACCGAGCAGACCAGCCGCGAGGCCTGGGCCGACAATCACCTCGGCGACCGCGCCAGCCTCGACCTCGTCGGGCAGCAGCAGGACCTGTTCGACGCGCTGAAGGCACTGGGCAAGCCGATCGCCGTGGTGATGCTCAACGGCCGCCCGCTCTCGATCCAGAAGGTCGCCGACCAGGCCAATGCGATCATCGAGGGCTGGTATCTCGGCGAGCAGGGCGGCAACGCGCTCGCCGACGCGCTGTTCGGCGACGTCAATCCGGGCGGCAAGCTGCCGGTCAGCATCCCGCGCAGCGTCGGCCAGCTGCCGATGTTCTACAACTACAAGCCGACCGCGCACCGCGGCTATCTGTTCTCGCCGAACACGCCGCTGTTCCCGTTCGGCTACGGCCTCAGCTACACCAGCTTCGAGATCGGCGCGCCGCGCCTCTCCTCCCCCTCGATCGCGCGCGACGGCAGCGTCGACGTCGCGGTCGACGTCGCCAACACCGGCGCGCGGGCGGGCGACGAGGTGGTGCAGGTCTATGTCCGCGACGACGTCAGCTCGGTCACCCGCCCGGTCAAGGAGCTCAAGGCCTTCCGCCGCGTCACGCTGAAGCCCGGCGAGCGCCAGACGGTCACCTTCCGCCTCGATTCCCGCGCATTCGAGCTGTGGGACAAGGACATGAAGCGCGTGGTCGAGCCCGGCACCTTCACCATCATGGCCGGGGGCAATTCGGTCGACCTCAAGACCGCGACGCTGACCATTCGATGA